The sequence GGAATTTTGAGACGAAAATTAGTTAAAGTATTTGGTACTTTTAACTGAGATTTCTTTTGTGTGAGATACATAAAATGGCAGCAACCCCGGTAATGATGACTAGTGACTCGTAATTAAAGCGATGGGGGAAGAGGGGAGACAAGGAAACAAGGGACTTAAGGGAAATGAAGAATTTTAACTTTCAACCTTTAACCTTTAACCTTTAACCTTTAACCTGTTCCCCATTCCCTTTCTCAGTTATAATTGCGCCAAACAGCAACCAACGAACCTTGCACCTGTACTTGCCCTGCATCAACCTCAATTGGTTGATATTTCGGGTTTGCGGGTTCAAGGGTAATTCTTTCGGAACTTGTACGATAAAAGCGCTTTAATGTGGTACCGTGTCCATCTACCATTGCAGCAACAATAGTACCGTCTTTAAGCATATCTGGTTCCTGTACCGGGCGCAGAAATACCATGTCTCCATCGACTATGGAATCCTCAATCATGCTGTCACCAGTTACCCGCAAAGCATAAGTTTGGAATGGTAACTTTATCTCTTTAAAATCTAAATGCTCGACAGCATCGGTAAAGGGTTCAATTAAACCACCAGCAGCTATGGTTCCCAAAATAGGTACTCCGGGATCTTCCGGATGCAAAACTCTAATAGTCCTTGCTTTACCTTCGCTCCATTCAATATATCCTTTGTTACGTAAATGCTCCAAACGACTTTGAATAGGCGCTGGTGACTTCAAATTCATCGCTTGCATCATCTGACGAATTGAAGGCGAATGTTGACGCATTCGGATATATTCCGTCAGCCAATCGTAAAGTTCTCTTTGTGCTTCTGTCAGTTTTTCCATAAATTTATAGAGAAGTAAAATACAAATGTCCCTAGAACATTAGTACTACAAAAAACCTCATAACTGCAAAGTTTTTTGGCTTTTATATTGCAATTGTTAAAATAAATTTTGAAACGGGGGTTAAAACCGGAGAGATTTTGGATTGTAACTAAGGGGAAATCCAAAATCAGTGTTGAGTAAAATTTAAACTTGTTCGGCTTCTAAAATACTGGCAAGTAAAGCCTTTTGTGCGTGGAGTCGATTTTCTGCTTGGTTCCAAACTCGCGAATTTTCACCCTCAATAACACCATCTGTTATTTCTTCATCGCGATGCGCTGGTAAACAGTGCAGAACAATCGCATTCTGTTGAGCAAAACTCAACAATTCCTGATTAATTTGGTAAGGTTTGAAGATTGGCATTCTGTCGTCTGCTTCTTCTTCTTGCCCCATACTTGCCCATACATCAGTATAAAGTATATTAGCATTCTTTGCAGCTATTTTTGGGTCTTTAGTAATAACAACTTCAGTTTTTCCATTTGAAATTGCTCGTGCTTGTTCTACGACATCTGCATTTGGTTCGTATCCGCTAGGAGTCGCAATTCTGACGTTTATTCCTACTAAAGCACACCCCAACATCAAGGAATTTGCAACATTATTGCCGTCACCGACATAAGTCAAAGTTAAACCCTTTAAAGTTTGAAATTCTTCTTGAATAGTCATTAAATCCGCTAAAATTTGACAGGGATGCTCCAAATCTGTCAGCGCATTAATCACCGGTATTTGGGCATAATTTGCAAATGTTTGTAATTCTTGCTGTTCAAAGGTACGAATTGCCAATATATCAAGATATCTATCTAAAACTCTCGCTGTATCTTGAATTGGTTCGCCACGACTAACTTGAGTAACGTTAGGATTGAGGTCAATAACCTGTCCGCCTAATTGATACATTGCAACCGTAAAACTGACTCGGGTTCTTGTAGAAGCTTTAGAAAATAAAAGTCCTAATACTTTATTGCATCGTAATTTCAATTGCTTCGTTTTCAACTGAGTTGCCATTTGTAAAAGTTCTTCGACCTCTACCTGACTCAAATCTGCTATGCTCAATAAATCTCGTTGGCTTAACGCTGTCATATTGTTTTAATTACTTCTAAGGACAATTATTTACTTTACTGTATCTATTTAGATATGCATCAAAACAGAGTCTGAAAGCTTTCAGTTTCTTGTTTAAAATGCCCGAAATTTAAGATAACTTCTAAAGGTAGTAATGAAATTTTAATTTTTTTAATATTTGCTATTCTATTTTGTTATTACAATAACTTTGCTTTTGCGCTTGGGTAAATCATTCTCTAGGCAGATAAAAATAATCGTTTATTAATTTATGTATTTTGACCAAATATTTTGAACGGCTTAGAAGCTTGTCGCCAATTAGAATTGAGATTGGCTCTTTACAATTTTTTGAAATCTGGTACAATAACAACTTAGTATGACTTTTGCCAGCATGGCTCAGTGGTAGAGCAACGCACTTGTAATGCGTAGGTCGTCGGTTCAAATCCGACTGCTGGCTTTTTCGGTTTAATTTGAAATTTTTTGCTTTGCACTTATTTTATAGTGGCAAAATATTTTTAGTTAGCTTCAAAAACTCTTATATTAGTTATTGTCTATAACTTTTACCTTACAATTATCTTAGATTGCCGATACTGTTTGTTGACTCATATGGTTTTATCTAATAAGCCGTTTAAAAGTTAGACTTTTGCTACCAAAGTTTATCAGTAATCCCACTTCTAATTTATAGACTTTTAAATAATTAAGAGCCTGGGCTAAGTGAGCATTATCAAGTTGGATGACAGCCTTTAGCTCCACAAGGATTTTATCTTCGACTACAAAATCGGCTCTTCGGGTACCAATAGGTTCGGGAAGGTTTTTGTAGTAAATTTTTTGTTCGATTTCACGAGCGAATTTTAGCTTTGCTTGATGCAGTTCGTAAGCTAAAGCTCGCTGATATATTACTTCTTGGAAGCCGTTACCTAAAAATTTATGAACTTCAAACGATGCTCCGATTATTTTTTGAGTAATATCGGCATATTTTAATTTACTCATCATGGAACACGGATTAAACGGATTAACGGATTAATGGGATTACATGATTACATAGATGTTTGATTAGTGTCATCCTATAACGCGGAACACCGATTAAATGGATTATGTGATTACATAGACGTTTTGAAATCTACAGATGATTTATTTCTGTTTTCTAATCCGTACCATCCTATAATCCGTCTAATCCGCCTTCCTTCTCCACTCGCAAACCAAAATAAGTTAGTACCAATTTATCAGTACCATTATTCACAACTTCATGAACTTCCCCCGCTTCCACCGCGACACAACTACCAGGAAGTAAAGAATATTCCTTATCATCAACAATAATCAAACCCGAACCCGATTCCACAAAAAACACCTCACACATATCTTGATGCGCGTGGGCTGCCGCAGATTGCCCTGGAGCAAAACGTGCTTGAGAGAAATTAGTTAGGTGAGGTAAATCCCCAAATCGCAACATCACCTTTTTCTTAATTTCAGGATTATGAGAAACAGCTTCTTGCGGTAAATTGTTTAACGAAGTAAATTTCATGAAATTATTAATGAGTTAATGGGCATTGGGCATTGGTAATTGAGAATTGGGTAATTGGTAACTGGTAATGGGTAATTGGTAATTTCTAACTTGCTACTTGCTACTTGCTGCTCATAACTGCTCACTGTTAACTGTTAACTGTTTTCCCTATTCCCCTTCTACCCCCTCTCTCTCAATCTGGTCTTAAATCGTTCGATATTTCAATAATTCCCTTTGAACCATCAATCCGTACTCGCTGCCCATCTTGTAATAACCAAGTTGCATTATGTACATCCATTACTGCGGGAATCCCGTATTCTCGCGCAATAATTGCACCGTGAGAAAGTTTTCCACCGGCTTCGGCTATTAGTCCGCCAGCCCTTGCTAATAAAGCTACCCAGCCAGAATCTGTATAAGGAACTACTAGTATTGTCTGCTTATCGATATCTGGAACAGCCTGTAAATTCCGTAACACCTTGACTTTGCCTTCAACTTGACCGTGACTGGCAGGAATTCCAGTCAACATTCCGTCAGGAACCAGAGAAGGGCGAGAAAAGAAGATAGATAAAGGAGGTGCATTACCGTAAACTAACAACGGTACGGGATTGAGTTGACCATCTTCTACAAGCTGGTTTCTGCGAATGTTTATTAATTCTCTTATGCGACTTAACAATTGATAATCGGAATCCCTAATGATTCGCCGTATTTCCTCAATCTCTAAGAAAAATATATCTCCTGGCTCCCCAAGTAAGCCATTTTTCAGCCAGTTTCGTTCTAACGCTATAAAACTCCACCTTAACTGCGCTAATAATCGAGAATAAACTTCTGTAACTCGTCCTTTTAAATCTACGCGACTTTGTACAACTCCTCCCCGCTTACGTTTGTTTTGTGGGGGTTGATTTCCTTGCATCAACTGGATAAATAACAATTTTACGGCTTCGGGTTCTTCTCTCCAGGTAGGAACAGCAATATCTGTTCCGACATCACTCAAATAACCATAACGGTTAAGCAAGGTTTCAAAACTTTCGAGGATTTTTTGTCCTGGTGTGGAAACTGCTAAATCCTCAAACAGCGTTTCTGGATCGAATTCGGGTAGTATCAATTTTGCTGCTGCGGCTAATTCCCCGAGTTCTCGTAAAGCTGCTACTTCAGGAGCCGCACTGTTATCAATATCGCTATCTTTCTTAGGCTTAAAAATTCCTTGTCTAATGGCAGCACTCAAGGGAGCCATAATGCTATAATAAGTAGCGCTATTGAGCAGTTCTAAAATGAATTCAATTCTTTCTAATAGCTGAGTTTGGTCGAGTTCGAGTAATGCTTTTTGTGATAATTCAGATAGCCCCGGTTGAAACCGCTTGCGGAAATCTCGCTTAAAATCTCTTTCTAAACTTATTTCTTTTGTAAGCAACCGCAGCAATCCCGGAGCATTTGACAAAGTAGAACTTAGAGGTGGTTTGCTCATTTTTGCACCTCTAGTCAAGAATTCCAAACTTTCGGGGGGTAAACCCATACGTAGGAAAATCTTTCCTAGAAGACTGGCGTTAAAATAAGCTCTAGAAAAGTGCAGCGTTGCGGTTTCGTTGAAATCCAAGCCTATAGCTCGTTCGCCCAATACTACTGCAAAAATTCCTCCCCAAGAGCCGCAAGTTAAGGGACGATTAATTGACCAAGTTAAGGGATGAATAATGCCCGGAATTACTTCAGCAGCAATTTTGCGCGTCCAAATTGGTAATAAAGTAGTGATAGGACGAACTTGTAATATCCACAAAGTTTGACCATCATAGCTCCATTCAATATCTTGAGGAATACCGTGATAATGTTGTTCGATTTGACGGGCTAAATAAGCTACCTGTTTGATTAAAACAGCCGGTATTTGTCCTTCACCTTCGAGATGTACCGAAGATAAATTTTCTGTTTTCACCACAAAAGCCCGATATTGTTCCGGCGTGTATCTCCCAGAAACTACCTGAGCTGCACTACCAGCAGTTGCTTCAATCACTACAGCATCGTTTTCTTGAGTAATTGGATCGCGACTAAAAGCAACTCCAGAAAATACGCCTTGGACTTGTTGTTGAATCAACACTGCCATTGCAGTTTCTTTTAAATTGCGATCGCGACGATATTGAACTGCTGCTGGATGCTCGTAAGAGGCACGAACTGTACTAATAGCTTGTTGTAAACCTTCTTTTGTCGTCACGTTCAAAACAGTTTCGTACTGCCCTGCTGCGGAGGCTTCTTCTGTATCTTCTCCCAAAGCAGAAGAACGTACTGCCAAAGGAGATAAATCTGACGGCTGTAAAAAATCTATCAGCGCTTGTGGTTCATCCATAGGAGTCAATACCCAACCTTTAGGAACTGGATAACCAGCACGCTTCATTTCTGAGGATCTAGCTGCTTTATTGCCTACGATTGCAGCATCTAATTCATTATCTAAGGAAAGTATTTTTTGGTCGCCGCGTAACAGTTGAAACATTGCTTGGGACTCTGGCTTCGATTCGGACGCTTTTAAATTTAAGTCATCTGGAATCTGTTGATAAATCCAGGCTAATAAACCAGCTAATACAACCGCCGCCAAAATATGGGGTATATTGTCGAAATGCAGTACCGCTACAATCAGGGGAAATAAAATTAATACCCCATACTTTGCTAATTCCCTAGAACGCAATAGCAAAAAGCTGATACTACTTACTAAAAATACAAACGCCGCCGCCATTGGATCGTGTACCGCAAATCCCCAGACAACATTTGTAGTACCCGCGCCCTTCCCCATCCAAAATCTACCTATTACCAAGGCGATTAAAGCAATCAATTCCCAATAGGAACCACTTTCAAAAAAAGCACGTGCGATTAAAACTGCAATGACTCCCTTAAGAGCTTCCGACAAAACAGCCAGAACACCTACCAAAGTTCCACCGTGGTAGAAAGCAGCACTTACTCCAATATTACCAGTTCCTATTTGAGCTAATCGTCGCTTAGCTAAAGCATTAGTAATCCAGGAAATTACTGGTAATCCACCTAAAAGGGGACAGAAAATAAAAATAAATAAAGCACCCCAGAGTTCAAGCATATGAATGATTTTTGATTTCTCTTTAATCTAAAATCCAAAGTAAAGACTTTAATGAGGTTAATAACAGAAAATAATAATGGTCTAAGGGGTGAAGTTAGTTAAATCATCGCCCCTTAGAATCCAACGTAACTCGTCTAATTAGCTGTCAGCAAAAACAAGAATTCATAATTGTGATAGTGTCCCGCTCAAGATTTCTTTACAAGTAGAAACGTAAAGAAAAGTCTACAGGCTTAACACATTCGTAATACATTTCGCGCCCTAATTTCTGGAGTAGCTAGTTTTCTAGTTTACCGCGTAAGCGACCTGTAGTGCCCAAAATATAAGTAATGCAATGGAACCCAAAACCAGAACGGTAGAAATAGTTACAGCTTTAGGAGTATCCGCACCCTTAAACTTCATGATTCCACGATTTAAATCGGACATAAAAAATAATCCTCCCTTATCAATTTTGACGAATTATCCGCCTTGATTTTAGTCCGTTACCTCCTATATAAGCAGATATAAGCAAAACATTTCGATAACAATTTTCTTAAGAAAAGTAAACGAAGAATGATAATGGGGAATTGGGCATTGGTAATTGGTAATTGGTAATTGGGCATTGGGCATTGGGCATTGGGCATTGCTAACTCGTAATTGGTAATTTCCAACTCGCTACTCGCTACTTAAAACGAGTAACTGCTCACTACTCACTGCTGACTGTTAACTGTTTCCCCTTCTCCCCCTCTCCCTCCCAATTACCCGTCGTGTATATTGGTGTAATTTGTGCCATTACACGAAAAATAGGTATTCAACGGTGAGATTTCTTTTATTAATTATTGTTACGACAATTGTAGGATTACTTATAACTACAGAAATTGGATTGCGCTTGCTGTTTGGTTTTGGTAATCCTTTAACTTACATAGGTGAAGAAAAAATCGGTTATTTATTGGCTCCTTCTCAGCGTACCCGCCGCTTTGGTAATCGTATAGAAATTAACCAGTATTCAATGCGAGGTGTTGATATTCAACAAACACCTTTATCTTCAAGCTTGAGAATACTGCTTTTAGGAGACTCTATAGCTAATGGTGGTTGGTGGACAGATCAAGAGAACACGATTTCTAATTTAATCATGGGCTTGTTGAAATCGAATTTATCCGAAATATCTCAGGATATTTCGCAAGTAGAAGTACTAAATGCTTCAGCTAATTCGTGGGGACCGAGAAACGAATTAGCTTATTTACAAAGGTTTGGTAGCTTTGGCTCAGAAGCTATAGTGTTGCTAATTAATACCGATGATTTATTTTCAACTACACCGACTTCACTACAAGTCGGACGCGATCGCAATTACCCTTCGCAAAAACCACCCTTGGCATTAGTGGAAATATTCAACCGCTATCTTATAAAGCAAAAACCGATACCGGGACTTAAAGAGATACACAATGAAAGTGGCGATCGTGTTGCTTTAAACCTAGAAGCTATTGCTAAAATTCAAGAATTAGCTAGGGAAAACAATGCAGAGTTTTTATTAGCTATGACTCCGTTGTTGCGAGAAATCGGCGAACCAGGACCCCGCGATTATGAGATAAAAGAACGTCAACGTTTAAAAGAATTTACTAGAGCTAGAGATATTATCTATATCGATTTTTTACCTATATTTAATGCTTCCCAAAATCCAAAGGCTTTGTATCACGACCACATTCATTTTAATTTACAAGGAAATCAGTTAATCAGTAAGGTCATTGAACAAAAATTATTGGAATTGCTACAACAAAATAGACCAAATTATTCTAAATTAGGATTAGTTCAATAAATGTAAAGACGCGGTTTTATTTCTTTGCCTGTTAGCGTTCAGCTTTATCTAAATCTAATATTCAGGGTGTCCGTTAACATATTGGTGCATTATATCGCGTCTTTAAAGATAAAGTCTGAACATTCAAAATTATTAATCAGAATGACAAACTTTTGAGAATTTTTGCATCATTAGTTTAAGTAAATGCTTCATATTAAAAAAAATTTAGCAGAATAAGTTTATTGAGTTTAACTTTAAATTCGAGAAAGTAAATAGGTTAAGTAAGTAAATAGGATTAGGTAAAATTTGTAATTTACCATGAATAAATGCATCTCGATTTATAAACTGATTTATTGGTTAAACAAAGAGGTGAAAATATGGACGCTAATAAGCTTTTAAGCCAACATGGAGCAGGAGAAAAAGATTTTAGTGGAGCAATTCTCCATCAAGCAGATCTAAAAAACACTGATTTAAGTGGTATAAACTTATGTGCTGCCGATTTAAGTGGAGCAGATTTAAGTGGAGCTAGACTTCGAGGATGCAATTTAAGTCGAGCAAATTTAACTGATGCAGATTTGAGTGGAGCAGATTTAACTGGTGCGAATCTTAGCGAGATAAATCTAATTGGCGCAGAGCTAGTTAATGCAAAGTTAGAAAGAGCTAATTTGCAAAAAGCCGACTTAAGAAGCGCTAACTTAGTAAATGCGAATATGCATCAAGCCAATCTCACAGAAGCAGAACTCAGCGGTGCTGACTTAACTAAAGCTAATCTCAACTACGCTAATTTATCCGATAGCAACATTAATGAAGCTGATACCTATAATGCGGATTTAAGTAAATCAAAAACCACAAATCAAGAGATTAACCAAACACAACATCCTACAGGTATACCTCATAGATGGGTAAGTTGGGCTGGCAGTCATTAAGATTATTTTGTAGAGACGTAGCAGTGCTACGTCTCGCTATTTCTACCCAAAATTAGGCTTGTGTCGGATCAAATTCATAAACTCCTCGCGAGTTTTGGCATCTTCAGCAAATACTCCCCGCATCGCACTAGTAACAGTCCAAGAACCTGGTTTTTGCACCCCGCGCATTACCATACACATGTGACTAGCTTCTAAAACCACAGCCACCCCTTGTGGTTTTAATAAACCCTGTAGTGCATCAGCAATTTGTACGGTAAGACGTTCCTGCACCTGTAAGCGTCGTGCATACATTTCGCAAATTCGAGCAACTTTAGATAATCCGATTACCTTTCCATTTGGAATATAGGCTACATGAGCGCGACCAATAACTGGTAAAATATGGTGTTCGCAAGAACTGAAAACATCAATGTCTCGAACCAATACCATTTCGTTGGCATCTTCAGTAAATACTGCACCATTTAACAGTTCATCGAGAGACTCATGATATCCCTTAGTGAGAAACTGCAAAGCTTTGACAACTCTTTTTGGCGTATCTTTTAGTCCTTCACGATTTGGATCTTCTCCTAATCCAATCAGTAAAGTACGTACAGCCTCCATCATTTCTGCTTCGGTTACATTTGGAGGATGAGTTTCCTGTTTGGATAAAGACGATAACGTCCGATTAGAAGAAGGGAGTTCAGGACGAATAGATAGAGTCATTATCTGAGTTCCATTACTTGTCAATAATTAGTATTTAGTTATTGGTTGTTAGTTTCTGCTAGCATCACCTTCATCCCAACTACTAATTACTAATGTTTTCTTAATACTTTTTAATCATAACAAATTATTTTTGACTAAAAAAATATTTATTTTTCGTCCTTAAAAATAGTCGAGAGTGACATATTTTTCAACAGTAATATTTAGTATTTTTTTACAAATAGTGTGTAAGATATAACGATATTTTTGATTATGAAAATAGTTTTTTGGTTAAAACATAATATTTTTTACTCGGTCAATATGCAGAAATACTGCTATAACTTATTATCAAATAAACTATGACGAGTGATAACCATAGATTCAATAAATGATTTCAGGAATATAACCAAAATAAATTTGATCTTAGTTCTCAGTATAAAAAATTATAGTGAAATATTTTTTGAATTCATAAATTTAATGTTTGCCTATAAGAAGAGAAATATCCGCAAGCTTAATATCCGCAATTTTTTTGTGAATTTTATACTGCCGCACGGGATTATCCATGATCGAAATTACCGTTTCAATTGGCGGACAGTCTGCTTCTTTACACTGTAATTGACTCAAACAAATAGAAATATCTTCGTCAATTTCTAAGCATTGATAAATCCATTTTTTAACTTGCTTTATTTGTTGAGATGTAACTTCAGTTGTCTCTCTACTGAATGCAAAATTCATATCAATTTTACGATTATCTATTCTATATAGTTTTGAGTAATTATGCTTTGTTTCGCAAACAGCATAGACATAACCACGCTATATTAGAAGCATAAATTGCCGTTAAAGTTCCTTTAAATCGTCAATATTTTTATTAAATAATTTTACTTAATAATTAAGATTAATAGTATTTTAAATTACCCGAAAAGGTCGCTGATTGACTCCAGAATTTAAAGTATACTTTGTTTATTTGTCTGTCTTATTAATCATTATGAGAAAAAATATGCTTTCAAGTCCACTTGAATATAAAACTCGTACCCAAGCGCTCAACTACAGGAATTAAGCAACTTCGAGCATGTAATTTCAGCTTGATAACGTGTTCGTTTAATAAGTTATCCGAAAATTTATACTTAAAGGGATTTAGAAACCTAGTTTTTTCAGCCAGGTTTCTAAGATTATTTCCCATTGTCTTTAAAACCTTAAACCAACACCACCTTGTATGGAAACAGCGGTATCATTCTGGTCGCGATAAGCGTCGAAAGCAATAATCGCATTAC comes from Rivularia sp. PCC 7116 and encodes:
- the lexA gene encoding transcriptional repressor LexA gives rise to the protein MEKLTEAQRELYDWLTEYIRMRQHSPSIRQMMQAMNLKSPAPIQSRLEHLRNKGYIEWSEGKARTIRVLHPEDPGVPILGTIAAGGLIEPFTDAVEHLDFKEIKLPFQTYALRVTGDSMIEDSIVDGDMVFLRPVQEPDMLKDGTIVAAMVDGHGTTLKRFYRTSSERITLEPANPKYQPIEVDAGQVQVQGSLVAVWRNYN
- the folE gene encoding GTP cyclohydrolase I FolE, coding for MTLSIRPELPSSNRTLSSLSKQETHPPNVTEAEMMEAVRTLLIGLGEDPNREGLKDTPKRVVKALQFLTKGYHESLDELLNGAVFTEDANEMVLVRDIDVFSSCEHHILPVIGRAHVAYIPNGKVIGLSKVARICEMYARRLQVQERLTVQIADALQGLLKPQGVAVVLEASHMCMVMRGVQKPGSWTVTSAMRGVFAEDAKTREEFMNLIRHKPNFG
- a CDS encoding pentapeptide repeat-containing protein, with translation MDANKLLSQHGAGEKDFSGAILHQADLKNTDLSGINLCAADLSGADLSGARLRGCNLSRANLTDADLSGADLTGANLSEINLIGAELVNAKLERANLQKADLRSANLVNANMHQANLTEAELSGADLTKANLNYANLSDSNINEADTYNADLSKSKTTNQEINQTQHPTGIPHRWVSWAGSH
- a CDS encoding GxxExxY protein, producing MMSKLKYADITQKIIGASFEVHKFLGNGFQEVIYQRALAYELHQAKLKFAREIEQKIYYKNLPEPIGTRRADFVVEDKILVELKAVIQLDNAHLAQALNYLKVYKLEVGLLINFGSKSLTFKRLIR
- a CDS encoding SGNH/GDSL hydrolase family protein translates to MRFLLLIIVTTIVGLLITTEIGLRLLFGFGNPLTYIGEEKIGYLLAPSQRTRRFGNRIEINQYSMRGVDIQQTPLSSSLRILLLGDSIANGGWWTDQENTISNLIMGLLKSNLSEISQDISQVEVLNASANSWGPRNELAYLQRFGSFGSEAIVLLINTDDLFSTTPTSLQVGRDRNYPSQKPPLALVEIFNRYLIKQKPIPGLKEIHNESGDRVALNLEAIAKIQELARENNAEFLLAMTPLLREIGEPGPRDYEIKERQRLKEFTRARDIIYIDFLPIFNASQNPKALYHDHIHFNLQGNQLISKVIEQKLLELLQQNRPNYSKLGLVQ
- a CDS encoding cupin domain-containing protein produces the protein MKFTSLNNLPQEAVSHNPEIKKKVMLRFGDLPHLTNFSQARFAPGQSAAAHAHQDMCEVFFVESGSGLIIVDDKEYSLLPGSCVAVEAGEVHEVVNNGTDKLVLTYFGLRVEKEGGLDGL
- the argF gene encoding ornithine carbamoyltransferase — protein: MTALSQRDLLSIADLSQVEVEELLQMATQLKTKQLKLRCNKVLGLLFSKASTRTRVSFTVAMYQLGGQVIDLNPNVTQVSRGEPIQDTARVLDRYLDILAIRTFEQQELQTFANYAQIPVINALTDLEHPCQILADLMTIQEEFQTLKGLTLTYVGDGNNVANSLMLGCALVGINVRIATPSGYEPNADVVEQARAISNGKTEVVITKDPKIAAKNANILYTDVWASMGQEEEADDRMPIFKPYQINQELLSFAQQNAIVLHCLPAHRDEEITDGVIEGENSRVWNQAENRLHAQKALLASILEAEQV
- a CDS encoding glycerol-3-phosphate acyltransferase — protein: MLELWGALFIFIFCPLLGGLPVISWITNALAKRRLAQIGTGNIGVSAAFYHGGTLVGVLAVLSEALKGVIAVLIARAFFESGSYWELIALIALVIGRFWMGKGAGTTNVVWGFAVHDPMAAAFVFLVSSISFLLLRSRELAKYGVLILFPLIVAVLHFDNIPHILAAVVLAGLLAWIYQQIPDDLNLKASESKPESQAMFQLLRGDQKILSLDNELDAAIVGNKAARSSEMKRAGYPVPKGWVLTPMDEPQALIDFLQPSDLSPLAVRSSALGEDTEEASAAGQYETVLNVTTKEGLQQAISTVRASYEHPAAVQYRRDRNLKETAMAVLIQQQVQGVFSGVAFSRDPITQENDAVVIEATAGSAAQVVSGRYTPEQYRAFVVKTENLSSVHLEGEGQIPAVLIKQVAYLARQIEQHYHGIPQDIEWSYDGQTLWILQVRPITTLLPIWTRKIAAEVIPGIIHPLTWSINRPLTCGSWGGIFAVVLGERAIGLDFNETATLHFSRAYFNASLLGKIFLRMGLPPESLEFLTRGAKMSKPPLSSTLSNAPGLLRLLTKEISLERDFKRDFRKRFQPGLSELSQKALLELDQTQLLERIEFILELLNSATYYSIMAPLSAAIRQGIFKPKKDSDIDNSAAPEVAALRELGELAAAAKLILPEFDPETLFEDLAVSTPGQKILESFETLLNRYGYLSDVGTDIAVPTWREEPEAVKLLFIQLMQGNQPPQNKRKRGGVVQSRVDLKGRVTEVYSRLLAQLRWSFIALERNWLKNGLLGEPGDIFFLEIEEIRRIIRDSDYQLLSRIRELINIRRNQLVEDGQLNPVPLLVYGNAPPLSIFFSRPSLVPDGMLTGIPASHGQVEGKVKVLRNLQAVPDIDKQTILVVPYTDSGWVALLARAGGLIAEAGGKLSHGAIIAREYGIPAVMDVHNATWLLQDGQRVRIDGSKGIIEISNDLRPD